Genomic DNA from Dioscorea cayenensis subsp. rotundata cultivar TDr96_F1 chromosome 1, TDr96_F1_v2_PseudoChromosome.rev07_lg8_w22 25.fasta, whole genome shotgun sequence:
tttttaaaagtagaaagattcgttgggagcatttttaactaagtgggtatatttttaaaaatagagggactgatcgggagcatttctgagtagagggaaaagggagagagaaaagtacacggactattttggtgattatacctgtATCTTTCACACAAAAgcccaaaaaattcaaaaataaataatatccatCATATCAAAGgtccaaaacaaacaattaattgCTTTAATAAtcctttcaaaaaaataaataatactcaAAAACAAACCTTAGCTCTTCGCTTCGTCACTCACCCAGATCTGCAACCCTTTCCCTCCCTTCACTCTTCCCAATCTCCCCCAAAGCGTCAATCCCTAAAACCCAAATCCCTTCCATTCTGGAAACTTTCTCAATTTTTGATCCAAAGATGTGTTCTTGATCTCCAAGATTCATTTCCAATTGAGCTCGAGGGGTGTCAATGGAGGCGGATGCGCAGCGCTCGCTGTCTATGCGAGCGGCACGCAGGACGGATCGGAGTAGCCAGACATCGCGGTATAAAGGTTAGAAAACAATGAAAGATTGCTTCTTTTTGGATGGATTTCTAGATTTGGTGGTGGAGATTGTGTGATTtggtttgtttgtgtgttttttgaatgcagaggaggaggaggaggatggtgATTTTTCTCCGGGGAGGGCGGCACAGGACCCTATCAAGATGATCTGGAGGAGAGGCTTTGTCCGGCTTGTCTTTGTGTCGGCCATTGTTTGGATGATGCTTATTCTTATCGCGCTGTTATTTCATGTTTGGTCGTGTAGTTCCAATATCAGATTCTTATCAGGTGTGCTTTCATTTCCATTCGGAAtaatctcatttttatttttcttcagaTTTTAGCCTCTTTTAGCGCTTGTTTGGACTGAGtaatatgaaatgaaatgaacATTTTAGAAACTAGTTTCCTTCTTGTCATTTCCTCAATCcaaatcactatttttttttttatcaaagaaCATTAAATCACTTGTGCTTTAGAGTGTTGGTGCATAAACTGATATTTGGATTTAATGACTGTTTCAGATGTTAATGATCTTTGTATGAGTGTTACATTGTATTTAGTCTAACAAGAAGATGAACAGAATCAATTATGCTTGGCTTTTTTGAATGGTAACAACTTGCACCAAGTAAATCTAGTTTTATTGTTATTCATGATGGAGGTATAAAGTAGATAGCAGTAGTGATGAATTCATTTCTGTGGTTGTTTTGTGCTTATAAAAATGTTGGCCTTTCAATATTTCATTTCCAGTGTTTActctttttatgaatttgaaactTTGCTTATGATTACAGCATCCCCTTTCCTTAAATAAGCTGAATTGTTGAaacacttgaagatttgatttgcTTTATAATTTGTTCTAATCTCAAATGGTTTGTAATGAGTTGTGTTATCTGCAGCTTTGTGTAAAAAAGATAGCAAGGTGCTCAATATGTTAGACAGCATCGGGCTGTCACCAAAACCACAACATCGTGAGTTTATTATTGGACAGCTTCTTTCTTTCCAACTTCCAGCTTTCTCAAAGGTCTcacattttttgttttatgtagGTTGCTCAATTCCTCTCGCTGATGATCCTGAGGCCATAGTTATCCCAAGGAGAACTCCTAATACCATTCCTAAAAGGTTGTCATATATCACAGTGGATGAGAAAGCAAATCCTCCACTATTTGGTGGACATCAAAGTTGGACAGAGAGGGAGAATAGCTTTAAACTTAACACGACAATGAAGGTGAGttgcaatttttatttatttatttagttttgaattataGTGCTTTTACATGTATGTTGATGGCTGGGGCTTGTAAAAGGAGGATGTTTGGAATTATTCATGTTCTTTCGTCAACCAGTTTTCTTCAATTGTATAGCCATACATAGGATTTGGGAAAACAAAAATCTTGTTGGAAGTTTATGTTAAACCTTCCGTTTCTGTCTTTAGTGCAAAATTTATAGACCTTTTATCTTTCTGGTATTATATTCCTTTCTTTTGTCGAAGGATTGATAATTTTCTCCTTGGCTTCTCTCTTGGTCTGCTACCAGGTGCATTGTGGGTTTATGCAAAATGGAGGTGCAGATATGGATCCCATAGATGTAAAATATGTTAAAAGATGCAGGTTTGTAGTTGCGTCCggtatttttgatgggtatgatGTTCCACATCAACCATCAAACATTAGTGATCGTTCCCGGAAGTTATTTTGCTTTCTAATGGTGGTGGATGAAGTATCCCTTgatttcatcaaacaaaatGTCACTGTGCATGAGGATCCAGATGGGGGGAAATGGGTTGGCATCTGGCGCCTTGTAGCATTGCATAACCCTCCATATGACGAGCCTAGAAGGAACGGGAAGGTTCCTAAGATATTGACCCATAGATTATTTCCTCAAGCTTGGTATAGCATTTGGATCGATGGCAAAATGGAGCTGATCGTTGATCCATTGCTTATTCTTGAAAGGTGCCTTCTCTTTTGTCTACTATGTTGAGTTAATTTAGTTATGCCACGACTTTCTAACCTGCCTGAATTTTCATAGATATCTTTGGCGAGGGAAGCACACATTTGCAGTAGCATGTCATAAACATCACCGAAGTATATATGAGGAGGCCGATTCGATCAAACGAAGGAAGCGATACGCACGACCTTTAATTGACTTGCACATGAAAATTTACCGGTACGAGGGGATGGAGCCTTGGAGTCCAAATAAAAGGACAAT
This window encodes:
- the LOC120261435 gene encoding uncharacterized protein LOC120261435, whose product is MEADAQRSLSMRAARRTDRSSQTSRYKEEEEEDGDFSPGRAAQDPIKMIWRRGFVRLVFVSAIVWMMLILIALLFHVWSCSSNIRFLSALCKKDSKVLNMLDSIGLSPKPQHRCSIPLADDPEAIVIPRRTPNTIPKRLSYITVDEKANPPLFGGHQSWTERENSFKLNTTMKVHCGFMQNGGADMDPIDVKYVKRCRFVVASGIFDGYDVPHQPSNISDRSRKLFCFLMVVDEVSLDFIKQNVTVHEDPDGGKWVGIWRLVALHNPPYDEPRRNGKVPKILTHRLFPQAWYSIWIDGKMELIVDPLLILERYLWRGKHTFAVACHKHHRSIYEEADSIKRRKRYARPLIDLHMKIYRYEGMEPWSPNKRTISDVPEGAVLIREHTTMTNLFSCLWFNEVNLFTPRDQLSFGYVVYRLGDAFKFFMFPNCEYNSLFMLYAHTREHSSVVEWVKSLDEFKKNSSGLKESRGGLGLWSPYPGDLDDVQLPPVARTSPAG